The Paenibacillus sp. RC334 nucleotide sequence TGGAGTTCCGCAATCTACATGCTGTGCATTATGCCAATGTTAATCCCGTTTCAGTCCATTATGCTGACTGTCTTGCGACTCGCGAAAGACCTGCATCTGGCGGACAGTACCTGGGGACTTGGCCTGCTGTATTGGGGCTTCGGCGCACCGCTGGCGGTGTTTATCTACCACGGGTTTGTCAAAGGGATTCCCAACGAGATTGACGAAAGCGCCAAGATCGACGGAGCCTCAGGCTTCCGGCTTTTCTTTTCGGTGATTTTCCCCTTGCTAAAATCCGTCACCGCCACCATTGTGATCATCGACGTGATGTGGATTTGGAACGACTTTCTGCTGCCCCTGCTCATGGTTAACGGCTCACCCAGCACCAAAACGCTTACGCTGGCGGCCTATACCTTCGTCGGACAGTATACGTCAGACTGGCAGTATGCCATGACAGCAATGGTGATGGCTGTGCTGCCTTCCATCGTCGTATTTATTTTCCTGCAAAAATACATCGTCAAAGGTGTTGTCGCGGGAGCGGTCAAAGGCTGAGTACAAAGTGGCGATACCTGGCGAATTTAAAAAGCCGACGTATACGAGTATATGAAGCCAGATAGCCAAAAAGAGGACTTGCGTGTTGTTTGCGCAAGTCCTCTTGGTTTCAGTCTGGATGCCCGGAAGACTCTGTTATCTAACACTTCCCGCTAAGGAAGCGGGATGAATCGGTGTATCCGAAATTGAAATTCTATCCATAGATGTACGTCTGGTGGACGTGCCGCGCCCGCCATTCGTATCCTTTGGATGAGTCGAAGCCGAGGCCCTGTTCTCGTCTGCATCGTTTGTAATGCGGAAATGCTGTATTTCCGACATTAGCTGGGCAGCCATATGACGCAGCGAATCGGCAGAATCTGCGATGACCTTCATAGAAGCGAGCTGCTCCTCGCACACAGCCGCAGCCGACTCCGATTCCTCTGCAATCTCACTGGACAAGCCTACCAGCTTTTGCTCCGAGTCCAGCAGTTGCCCGGTAATGGCAGACAATTCTTCGGTCGCAGCCGACACCTCCTGCGTATGCTCAGCGACCGTTTGTACTGCTTCATGTACTTTGCTAAACGTCTGCCCGGTGCGATGAATCAGATCTGTTCCAGCCTCAACCTCGCTGGAGCCTTTCTGGATCGAGTCCACGGCCTGGTTCACTGTATCCGCCATGGCGTCCATAAAGACAGCAATCTGCTGGGATGCTTGACCTGTCTGTTCCGCCAGCTTCTTCACTTCACCCGCCACGACAGCAAAGCCCTTACCCGATTCCCCGGCTCTGGCCGCTTCAATGGAGGCGTTCAATGACAGCAAATTGGTTTGCTTGGCGATATCGCGAATGAACTGCGTTACACTTTGGATTCTCTTCGATTGCTCGCCCAAGTCCTGAATGACCTTGACCGAGTCCTTCATCGTATCCTGAATATGGCGCATCTGCATAACCGTTTCCTCCAGGTCTGCATTGCCGCGCTCTGTCTCGTGAATCGCCCGCTCGGACAGCTCTGCGGTAATGGATGCGGATTGGGCAATCTTTTGAACGCCTTCTGCGCTTTCCTTGACCGCCTGCTGGTTTTCACGATTTCGCTCAACCTGATTGCCCGCCGAATCATGGATTCCCTGTACCGTCTCCGCCATCTGCCGTGTACCTTCCGCCACCTGTCCGGAGCCATTGGACAGCTCACCCGAAGCCAGCGTAACTCCCTGTGCGTTTTGATAGATCACTTGCAGCAGCGAACGAAGCTGGCGTTTCATATCGTTAAAGCTCTGCGCCATTTCACCAATTTCATCTTTCTGCCGAATTTGAATATCCTCCTGTGTCAGATCCCCTTCTGCAATACGCCGCGCAGCTTGAGCCACCTGAACCACCGGACGGGCAATCATACGGGTGATTACATACGCCAATACGATCCCGATTACCAGTGCAAGCGCCATCGCAATGATAATCATCGTCTGTACATATTGAAGCTTCTCACCCTGCTCGACTTGGGATTGATTCAGTAGGTCCATCTGGTATTGCTCCATGACCTGTGACTGCTGCTCCAGTGCAAGTGCCATCGGCTTACATTTTTCCTCCACTAATCTCGTGTAGGTCGAGACATCCCCCTGCTGCTTATATGAGGTAATTTCCTTTACGATATCTGCATATTCAGCCTCCATCTGCTGGAGCTTTGCTGCCATTTGCTTGGGCTTGTCCAGTGCTGGCGTTGATTGCAGCTTCTTCATGGTCGTTGCAAAGGTTTCGCGTGCTTTCAGATAACTGTTCATTTCATCCTGATCGCCAGTCACCAGATACCCGCGAAAATACTTAGTCTGGCTCGCAGCATCATACTGCAATTCTTTAATAATCAAAATTTTATCGACTCTGTCATCAATCATGCTTTGATAAGATGTATGTAAAGACGAAGTAGCATACTCACCAATAACGCCCACAACCAATGTAAGCAATAATACGGCTGCAAAACTAATGGATAGTTTTTTACCAATCTTCATTCTAAAATATCTCCTTTGTATGGGACAATTTTCTTAGGTCTAATGAGTTATTATACGCCTATTTGTCATTTGAAGCAGTTAAATATAATTCGTAAGTTTCAATTATTGAAATACAACTTTTCAGGTATGATACGGCACCCAATAACATATAGATCACTTCCTTTTGTTCATTTTTTCTCCCCTTTCCTTACAGCCTCCCTTGACATTTCCCTTCATTAATGATTTACTGATTTTATTATTCGTAATTATTACGATTAAAAGAAACCGACAAGGATAGCATTGTAGCTTCCCTATCTGACATTGTAGCCACTACAACACAATCAGCATTTCATGAACACTTTCGAAGGGATGAGTGATTATGTTGGCAAACACTATGGAATTGGAAAAGAAAATACCGGTGACGGTACTTAGCGGGTACCTCGGTTCAGGCAAAACTACGCTGCTCAATCATGTGCTGAATAATCGGGATGGCTTGCGGGTAGCTGTCATTGTCAATGACATGAGCGAGGTGAACATTGATGCCGATCTCGTTCGGGACGGCGGAGGATTATCCCGCGTTAATGAGAAGCTGGTGGAAATGTCCAACGGCTGCATCTGCTGCACCCTGCGAGAAGACCTCTTAAAAGAGGTAGAGCGGCTGGCGCTGGATAAAAAGTTCGACTATATCCTTATTGAGTCCACAGGCATCGGCGAACCCATCCCGGTAGCCCAAACGTTCAGTTATGTAGATGAAGAAAACGACATCGACCTGACCAAGCTGACCCGGCTGGATACGATGGTTACTGTTGTGAATGCGCCGGAATTTTGGAAGGACTTCTACTCCAGAGATTCCCTCAAGGATCGCGGGCAGGAGGTTGCGGACGAAGATGCGCGCGGCATTGTTGATCTGCTGGTAGAGCAGGTGGAATTTTGTGATGTGCTGATTATTAACAAATGCGATCTGGTATCCCCCGAGGAGCTGGAGCGACTGGAAAAAGCGCTGCGCGGTATTCAACCGAACGCCAAAATCATTCGTTCCGAGTACGGTAAAGTGGACCCGAAGGAGATTTTGAACACGCATCGCTTCGACTTTGAAACAGCCAGCCAATCGGCAGGCTGGATCCAGGAGATGAACAAGGAAGAACACGTACCGGAGACAGAGGAATACGGTATTGCTTCGTTTGTGTACAAGCGCAAAATCCCGCTTCACCCGGAACGTTTGTTAAAATGGCTGGCCAAATGGCCTGCCGAGGTTGTCCGTTCCAAGGGATTGGTGTGGTTCGCTACGCAGAACCGTACCGCTTTTACATTCAGTCAGGCGGGCAGCTCCAAGCAATTTGCACGCGCAGGACTATGGGTATCTGTTTTGACCGAGGAAGAACGGCAATACTATCTCGGAGAAGATTTTGAGAAAACGCCAGACTGGGATGAAAAATACGGGGACCGGGTGACCAAGCTCGTATTTATCGGCATAGACATGAATCGGGAAGAAATCGAGCGTACGCTGGATGAGACGCTGCTGACTCCTGAAGAGATGGAGCAGGACTGGCGCAAGCTGCCTGACCCTTTTACCCAAAAAATATAACAGCTTCAGAGACACGCAAAGCGCCTAAAACGGGGAACAGCATTCCGTCTTAGGCGCTCTTCTATTCATCATGCTTTACCCACTGCGCGCTGCCCAGCGGCCAGAAAACCACATCCGCACGTCCAACAATATCTTTAATCGAAACAAAGCCAATCGCACGACTGTCTCTACTATTATTACGATGATCGCCCATGACAAAAATAGTACCTTCGGGAACCTTGGACTCGGTTATCGTTGCATTCGGAAAGTCCACATTGTTGTACAGCTCGCCCTTGGCATGTGCTTCTTGGACAGCTCCCTGAATGTATGACTCTTCCACCTTCTTACCATTCACGTAAAGATTGTCGCCTTGATATTTAATCGTGTCTCCTGCAACCCCAATAACACGCTTAATGAAGTCCCTTCCTTCCTTTCTCACATGGAATACAACGACCTCACTGGGCTTGGGATCACGAAAATCGTAAATCAGTTTATTCAAGACAACCCGTTCATTTGTTTTGAAATTCGGCTCCATGGATGCTCCCTCAACGACAGATGGCGCAAACAGCAACCCGTGCATAATGAACACGAGAACAACACCCACCGTAATCGCTTTAAGCCAATCCACGATCTCATTTTCAACTTGCGGCTGCTTGTCCGAAACTTTCCGTGTAGCTGGACTCGTCAAATGATTCCCGTTATCCATGCGTCAGACCCGCCTTTTCTCATAGATTCTATTCCTAATATGTGTATATTGTATAAGTGTAATCAATTTTTCCCAGCTTGGCAAAACCGTTTTTTAGTTGAAACAAAAGTGTGAACTTTTTTTCACAATCTTAAAATATCATCAAAAAACAGTTGATGCAAACGTTAACATATATTAAACTGAGCTTATACTTCTTAGAGCGTTTTAGACATATGCCAGTTAATCCGTCACCCAGGGAGGTGCCCTCGTTTCACATGAAAGACAGCATAAGTCGCTTTTATAGTGCTATCTTCTTTTAAAATAAAAGATGAAATAAGGAGGAATTTACATGTTTAAACGCAATGAACGTCCAAAAAACGGGTTTAACGCTCTGAGGCTCGGTGTTTCTTTTGTTTTCGCTTCTTCTTTTCTTATTGGAACCGCTTACGCAGATACGTCATCCAATGCTCCTTCTTCTTCCCTTTCAGAAGAGGCTGCCAGTGCAACGGATTCATCTGCTATCTCCACCACACTGGCGGCAGGCGACTTGTATGTAGCGCCAAATGGTAACGTGTCCAATCCAGGCACCATATCCAGTCCTACTACTCTTGAAGCGGCACTTGCACAAATTGCTCCTGGTAAAACCATTTACCTGCGCGGAGGCAACTACGCCTATTCCTCAACGATTACCGTTCAGCATGGAAATAATGGCAGCAATGGCTCCCTCAAAGGGTTGGTTGCTTACGGCAGTGAAAAGCCTGTACTTGATTTTTCGGGTCAAGCCTTTGGCTCCGCTAACCGTGGACTCCAGCTTTTCGGAGACTATTGGCTGGTAAAAGGCCTTGAAGTAAAGGGTGCCGGGGATAACGGTATCTATATCGGCGGCAGCAACAACCGGATTGAAAACGTGGAAACTCACCATAACCGGGACACCGGTCTTCAACTCGGACGCTATTCCACTACAGCCGCTAACAGTGAATGGCCTTCGAACAACCTAATCTTGAACTCCTACTCTCATGATAATGCTGATCCTGACAACGGTGAGGATGCCGACGGATTTGCCGCCAAGCTGACCGTAGGACCAGGGAATGTGTTCGATAACTGCCTGGCTGCTTACAACGTAGACGATGGCTGGGATTTGTACACCAAAACGGAAACGGGTCCTATCGGAGCGGTAACGATCTTGAACAGTGTCGCCCACCACAACGGACAGACTTCTGACGGAACGTCTACCGCTAACAGTGACGGCAATGGTTTTAAGCTGGGCGGGGACAAAATCAAGGTCAACCATATCGTGAAAAACAGCATTGCCTTTCAGAACAAAAAGCATGGCTTTACCTACAATAGCAACCCCGGCTCCATTACCCTGACTAATAATACCTCATGGAGCAATGGCGAAAGCAATTTTGCTTTTGACAAAGGGGAACACGTGTTCGTTAACAATCTTTCCTTTGAAGGAACAGCCAGTGACAAGACCAGTGGAACCGATCAGGACAATTCTAATGTCTGGTGGAAAAGCAAAAAAAGCACCAATGCCAAAGGTCTTCTCGCCAGCGCCGCTGACTTTGTCAGTCTCGTTCCTTCCGTTACTAGAAGTGCAGACGGTTCCATCCAGCTAGGTAACTTCCTCAAGCTGGCTTCAGGAAGCGATCTGATCGGCTCGGGCACTCCGAGCGGCAACAATATAGGGGCACGTTAAAAGCCCCACCCAATCAGGACGCCCTGGCCCATCTACCAACATAGACATACTGCATAATATAGCGACCGGTGATAGTCCTCATAACCAGACAAAATATGAGGTGAACAGATCATGGAACGAAAAATCACAATGAAACATACACTCGCCTATGGAAGCGGCAACATGCTGGGAAGCGGTGCACTTGCTATTAGTGGCGCATGGTTAATGTACTTTTATACAACCTTTTGCGGACTGTCTCCCGTTCAGGCCGCAGCCATTTTCTCCGTTGCCAGCATCATCGATGCAGTCAGCAATCCGATCATGGGCTTTATTAGCGACAACTTTCATCGAACCCGCCTGGGCCGTAAATTCGGCAGACGCCGTTTTTTCATTATGATGGGTATTCCACTGATGCTCGTGTATCCGTTGCTTTGGGTAGATGGGTTGGGTTTCTGGTATTACCTAAGTACGTACGTGCTGTTTGAACTGGTGTATACCTCTGTTATGGTGCCCTATGAAGCACTCGCCTCAGAGATGACCCGGGACTTCGGCGCGCGCTCCAGATTGACTGGATGGAAGGCCATGTTCGGTAAAATTGCCAATTTTGCCGCCGCTTTTATCCCTGGTCGCTTTATCGCTGAGTATGGCAAAGACTCTCCATTGCCCTTCTTTTATACCGGACTCGTGTTTGCAGGTATCTTGCTCATTGCGATGGCATTTTTGTACAAAAATTCTTGGGAACGGCCTACGGAGGAACTGCAAAAGGAACTGGAAGGTGAGGCTCCGCTTTCCTTTATAGATTCCATGAAAAAGCTGTTTATTGACATTTCCTCTACCTTCCGGGTGAAGACGTTCCGTCATCATCTGGGCATGTATCTGGGCGGCTTTTCAGCCGAGTGGCTGTTCACTTCTGCCTTTACGTACTTTATTGTGTTTTCCCTGTTCCAAAGCTCGGAGATGGTATCTAATCTGAATAGCTTTAACTCTGTCATTCAATTAATTTCCACCTATTTCTTCATCCAGTTCTGTGTGCGCAAAGGGTTCCGTATGCCTTTTATCGCCGCACTCGTCGTCGTTTGCTTTAGCGTAGCGGGTTATGGCCTGCTCTATATAACGGGAGCCTCCAATACGATGGTATGGCTATATGTCATCACACTGTTTATGGGTCTTGGTACAGGCGGGGTCTACTATATTCCCTGGAATCAATATACGTTCCTTGCTGATGTAGATGAGGCACTGACTGGTCGTCGCCGGGAAGGAATTTATGCAGGTATGATGACTTTCGCAGGTAAAATGGTTCGAGCCGTCGTCGTCTTCATACTTGGCTGGGTGTTACAGCATTTCGGATTCGTATCCGGGGCTGATAGTCAGCCGGTCGCAGCTCAGCATGCTATATTTTACGTGCTCGTCGTTGGAACCATCGTTTTGGCGATCATCGGTATGATCGCGTCTGTCGTGATGAAGCTGGATATCGACAGCCACAAGAAGCTGATTACCGAAATTGATCGTCTCAAAAACGGCGGCTCCATGAAGTCAGCCAAACCGGAAGCTCGAAAGGTATTCGAGGATCTGACAGGTTTTAATTACGATCGGTGCTGGGGCAACAATAATGTAGGTTTCAAGAACAAACCTGCTGACCCTAAATCACATACGCCTTCCATGTAAGCACAAACAACGATTACCAATCAAATATTTACCAAAGAGGTGACTGTATCATGGCAAATCCAACATCACAACCAACATCTCCATCCAAAAAAACAGAGCCTTGGTCTGTACGAATGAGCGACTCTGTACTTAAACGAAGTCCGGAATTTTATGAAAAATGGGAATATGACCACGGCGTCATTTACAAAGGCTTGGAAGCGGTCGGTGAACTGACAGGCGATCCCAAGTATATGGAATATGTGAAAAAACAAATGGATCATTTTGTTGACGAAAAAGGGGTTATTCAGCGCTATAAAGTGGATGAATACAATATTGACCACGTGAACAATGGCAAGCTGTTATTCCCGCTGTATCATGCCACAGGAGATGAACGTTATAAAAAGGCGGCTGCCCATCTGCGCAGTCAGTTGGAGAAGCACCCTCGTACGCATGAAGGCGCATTCTGGCATAAGCAAATTTATCCATATCAAATTTGGCTGGACGGCTTGTATATGGGTGCCCCGTTTTATGCGGAATTCATCCGCGAATTCGGAGATTCGTCTGAATTCAGCGATGTGACCCTGCAGTTCAAGCTCTGCTACAAGCATACACGTGATCCTGAAACGGGCTTGCTCTACCACGCTTGGGATGAAAAACGTGAACAGCCTTGGTGCAATCCGCAGTCAGGCTGTTCCAAGAACTTCTGGGGACGCTCCATCGGCTGGTTCGTCATGGCGCTCGTTGATGTGCTGGACTATATACCGGAAGATCACGCCGACCGTTCCGAACTGCTAAGTATGCTGACGGAAACACTGGAAGCCCTGCTGGAAGTACGCGATGAGGAAAGCGGAGTCTTTTATCAGGTGCTCAATCTGGGCCATCTGAAGGGGAACTATCTGGAAGCCTCCGCTTCCTGCATGATTCTCTATGCGATCGCCAAAGGCGTACGCAAAGGTTATCTGCCAGAGCATTATCGTCAAGAGGCAGAAATCATCCGTAAAGGTATTATTGATGAATTTATCACGATTACCGAAGAAGGACTCGTGAATCTGAATAAAACGGTGCAAGTAAGCGGTTTGGGCGGTAAAGATCGTCGGGACGGCACCTTCGCTTACTATATCAGCGAGCCGATTGTGACGAACGATCCCAAAGGTATCGGAGCCTTCATTCAGGCGATGGCTGAAGCGGAACGGCTCTAAAGCGGACGAAATGTAATCTTCTACAATAGAAAAGGACGGGGCCAATGGCCCTCGTCCTTTTCTTGTTATCTATCATTTTTTCTTTGAAATCTAAAGTTTTCAGCTTTTCAAGTAACGCTTGAGTTCTTCATAGAAATTTTCCCTGGAACCGGCCAATATGACTACAATGAGTTCGCCTTCCTCATTTTCTTCTAGCCGATACGCAATTTCATAATTGGTACCTTTATAAAATACATTGTAGCCAAGAGTTCCGCTTAGATCACCTGTTTTGTGCTCTCCAATGGAGGGATCAAGTCGTATGGCTGTAATAGCATCCAGGTAGGCTGACTTTAACGGTCTTTCAGAAAGCTTTTTAAAATATCGTTTTGCAGGACCTAAGTATGTGACTGGAAGCATTTAATCCTCCACCACATCGCCAAATAGTTCATCCGTATCATCATCGCCAGATTTAAAATTACGGGCAGCCTCTCCGGATTCAGCAATTAATGACTTTACAGCCCCGTGAAGCTCAGCCTGTCTTTCACGGAATTTTTGAAGCAGTTCCTGATCCTTGTACCCTTCCTTAATGAGATCAGCTAAGATAAGATCAGAAAAATTGTCATTCGCAGTATTTTCACGTACAGGACGAATAATGATGTTATTTCCTTTGATCCCGAATTCCACTTCATCCTTAATTCCAGCCTGTTCATACAGTTTTTGAGGTATTGTGACTTGGCGTTTTTGCGAGACACGCGCACGTTTCCATTCCACTCGTTCCACCGCCTCATTAGCTATTACCATAGTATACTCCCCCTTTTCCACCCATTCTATTCCGAGAAACAATTTTTCTTTGTTTCTTTACTTCTCTAATTATAGTATAAGTAGTTTTCGAAAAGGAAGCAGTCTAAACATATATTCACTTCATAATCTTAAATTCATATCCCTGTTTTTTCAAATATTCTATGATGACTGGTAAAGCCTTTGCAGTTTCTTCCTTGCCATAGGTATCATGCATTAAGATCACGGCTTTTTCTCGACCCTTTACAGACTTCATGAATTGGTTTATGAGTCCGGCCGCTTTTTTGTGTCGTCCCTCTGCATCTTTAGTTAATACATTCCAATCCACTTGGTGGTAATCCTTCTTAAGTAAAGCTGCATCTAATGCGGCCATACCTTTTGGATCTTTTTTCTTCCACGTCATGTGGCCTCCCGGGAATCGAATCATTCTTGTCGAGAAGTCCGGTCCCAGAATGCTTTTTAATACCTGATTGTTCTTTTCAATATCCTTCATAACGTTGTCCGTACTTACAGCCTTGTGGGGATATAGATACTTATAGTTATGTGAATACGTATGGTTTCCTATAGCGTGACCTTCTGCAACAATTCTTTTGATGATATTCTTCGTATGTTCATTATCATCGGCTTCCTTTCCTACGACAAAAAAGGTCGCCTTAACCTTCTGTTTTTTCAGAATATCTAATATTTCAGGTGTTACCGTCACGGATGGCCCATCATCAAAAGATAAATAAGCTACTTTTTTACCGTCGGCTCCATCAGGCTTCTGCCCCAGCATTTGTTGGTTTAAATATTTCTCAACAAAGGCACCATCTTCAATTCCGGCATCGTCTTTTTGTGAAGCAACTTTACCATTCGATTCGGCATTTGCTTTACCTTTTGATTTGTCATTGGATACGGCATCTGTTTTTTTTACTTGCTCCAGTGTTTGGGCTGGTGGTTTGCTATCTGAAACCTTTAGCACAATGAGCGTAATACAGCCGATCACGAATAATAAAATAGCAATGAATATGATTCTTCTTTTGTTCCTCTTCAAGCGATGCTCTCTTGTCCTGCTATGTGTGTAACTCTTTTCCATTAGCTTATGTACCCCCACCACAATTAATATTTCCCGAAATCAGGCATGTTCGTCTAGGTAACCTTACCATAAATAAGTAGAATGAAAATTGAAAAATTGTAGCCAAATAGCAAAGAGTTGTTACCCTTCAGGCTTCAAAAATCACAAGTGGAATTCCCTGAAAATTGTCATATTCCGTCGATCCTTGTCACACCAACGAAAACCCGCTTCACTACCCGATTTCTAAAATTAGAATAGTTATGACGAAAATATAAATAACAATTCATATTTAAGATAGAGGAAACCAACTGAAATAGCTCAATAAAACAAAAAGGAGCCGTGATATTTGCGCATCACAGCTACTTGACAACGATTGCTATTTAAGATTGCTTTGTCAAAACCTGAGCCAACAAAGATGCATAGGCTTTGGCGCCTTTGGGCTTCAAATGAACTCCGTCGGGTTCAAAATACGAGTTTTTGCCAGAGCTGGCTCCGTACCAGTCGATCATCGTAATCCGTTCATCCTGGGCTGCCGCTTCGGCAAGATGCCTGTTCACGATGCTCTCCCACGGACGTGGGACACGAGTATTCACGAGGATAATACGCTTCGCATCCTTCAGACTGCCGAGCAAATCGGTCAATTGGCCCTTGGTAAAGGCACCGTTTGTGCCCAGCTCAATAATGACTGTCTTCCCTAGCTGTCCGTTCTGCCTCAACTGCTCCAGCACGGCAGGCGCTTCCGCCATCTGCCGACCGATCCGTCCGTCTACAACCGCGTCTGGAAAAGCTTGCTGAATGTATGCCTGCACATCCAGCATGACAGAATCGCCAATTGCGGTCACACCTGCGCCAACATCTGCACTAGGCGTTGCCTGTTGCTGTTGGGTCGAAGTATCCGACTGAACCTTAGCCCCATCCGTAGTGCCAGCCTTAGTCTCCGCATTCTTTGGCGCTTGGGTTTGAGCTTGGACCTTAACTGCGTCCTGCACCTTGCTGCCCCCGGATACTTGTGGTTTGGCTTTCGGCTCCTTCGAAGCCACGGATACAGTTCCGTGAAGCGGCGGCACTGTCTTCCCGCTTAGAATCCCATCGTTCGCCGCTGCCTGCGTGATTACGCCAGTAGGCGTCACGTAGAGGTGAATGGTGCCCACAAAAACTCCTATAAAAAGCACAGATGCTGCGGTTGCAGGCATCCATCTCCAGCGTGCCTGTCTGCGAACCGCTGTACGGATGCCCGCGATCCAGTGGCGAAACCCTCCGTGCCGGATCGGCTCCTCGATATATTTATATGAGAGAGACGCAAGTAATATGGTTGCTAACAGTTGTAAAATGATTCGCAGCACATGCACACCCTCGGTATCCACCTGCGGTGTCGTCAGGGTGATAACCGGAACATGCCACAGATATAGCCCGTAGGAACGTGCGCCGATCCAGCGCAGCGGCTTGAGTCCAAGCAGCTTTCCGAGATGGCTCACCGGATGTGCTAACGCTGCGACCACAATAGCAGTGACCAAAGCTATGCCCAGCAAGCCCCCCGATACAAAGACGGGTCATATTCATTCGAGGCCCATGCCCAGTGACACAGCAGCAGCAAGCTTACAGCCCCAATACCATCCAGGAACAAGCGCGCCTTGGCAGACGCTTGCCCTTTCAGCTTGCCGCTCGGCCATACCAAAGCCAGCGCCGCACCGATCAGCAGGGCGAATCCGCGTGTATCCGTGCCATAATACACCCGGCTGGGATCAGTTCCGGGCACGTAAATTACTGCCATCAGCAGCGCGGAGATCAACGCCAGGCAAGTTACCCAGCCTGCGAGCACAATACGCTTGGGCATATATTTCAGCCCAAGCGCCAGCATTAACGGCCACAGGATATAGAATTGTTCCTCCACCGCCA carries:
- a CDS encoding carbohydrate ABC transporter permease; the encoded protein is MQRRRMGRILLEAGMIVLSLLFLYPLFLAINNSFKSFAEVMTDVIALPKQLSLDNYVYVWKFINYPRLFLNNTIITVVGLAGIVLVSSIAAYKLARTKSKWSSAIYMLCIMPMLIPFQSIMLTVLRLAKDLHLADSTWGLGLLYWGFGAPLAVFIYHGFVKGIPNEIDESAKIDGASGFRLFFSVIFPLLKSVTATIVIIDVMWIWNDFLLPLLMVNGSPSTKTLTLAAYTFVGQYTSDWQYAMTAMVMAVLPSIVVFIFLQKYIVKGVVAGAVKG
- a CDS encoding methyl-accepting chemotaxis protein; amino-acid sequence: MKIGKKLSISFAAVLLLTLVVGVIGEYATSSLHTSYQSMIDDRVDKILIIKELQYDAASQTKYFRGYLVTGDQDEMNSYLKARETFATTMKKLQSTPALDKPKQMAAKLQQMEAEYADIVKEITSYKQQGDVSTYTRLVEEKCKPMALALEQQSQVMEQYQMDLLNQSQVEQGEKLQYVQTMIIIAMALALVIGIVLAYVITRMIARPVVQVAQAARRIAEGDLTQEDIQIRQKDEIGEMAQSFNDMKRQLRSLLQVIYQNAQGVTLASGELSNGSGQVAEGTRQMAETVQGIHDSAGNQVERNRENQQAVKESAEGVQKIAQSASITAELSERAIHETERGNADLEETVMQMRHIQDTMKDSVKVIQDLGEQSKRIQSVTQFIRDIAKQTNLLSLNASIEAARAGESGKGFAVVAGEVKKLAEQTGQASQQIAVFMDAMADTVNQAVDSIQKGSSEVEAGTDLIHRTGQTFSKVHEAVQTVAEHTQEVSAATEELSAITGQLLDSEQKLVGLSSEIAEESESAAAVCEEQLASMKVIADSADSLRHMAAQLMSEIQHFRITNDADENRASASTHPKDTNGGRGTSTRRTSMDRISISDTPIHPASLAGSVR
- a CDS encoding GTP-binding protein, which codes for MANTMELEKKIPVTVLSGYLGSGKTTLLNHVLNNRDGLRVAVIVNDMSEVNIDADLVRDGGGLSRVNEKLVEMSNGCICCTLREDLLKEVERLALDKKFDYILIESTGIGEPIPVAQTFSYVDEENDIDLTKLTRLDTMVTVVNAPEFWKDFYSRDSLKDRGQEVADEDARGIVDLLVEQVEFCDVLIINKCDLVSPEELERLEKALRGIQPNAKIIRSEYGKVDPKEILNTHRFDFETASQSAGWIQEMNKEEHVPETEEYGIASFVYKRKIPLHPERLLKWLAKWPAEVVRSKGLVWFATQNRTAFTFSQAGSSKQFARAGLWVSVLTEEERQYYLGEDFEKTPDWDEKYGDRVTKLVFIGIDMNREEIERTLDETLLTPEEMEQDWRKLPDPFTQKI
- the lepB gene encoding signal peptidase I; this translates as MDNGNHLTSPATRKVSDKQPQVENEIVDWLKAITVGVVLVFIMHGLLFAPSVVEGASMEPNFKTNERVVLNKLIYDFRDPKPSEVVVFHVRKEGRDFIKRVIGVAGDTIKYQGDNLYVNGKKVEESYIQGAVQEAHAKGELYNNVDFPNATITESKVPEGTIFVMGDHRNNSRDSRAIGFVSIKDIVGRADVVFWPLGSAQWVKHDE
- a CDS encoding right-handed parallel beta-helix repeat-containing protein, with the protein product MFKRNERPKNGFNALRLGVSFVFASSFLIGTAYADTSSNAPSSSLSEEAASATDSSAISTTLAAGDLYVAPNGNVSNPGTISSPTTLEAALAQIAPGKTIYLRGGNYAYSSTITVQHGNNGSNGSLKGLVAYGSEKPVLDFSGQAFGSANRGLQLFGDYWLVKGLEVKGAGDNGIYIGGSNNRIENVETHHNRDTGLQLGRYSTTAANSEWPSNNLILNSYSHDNADPDNGEDADGFAAKLTVGPGNVFDNCLAAYNVDDGWDLYTKTETGPIGAVTILNSVAHHNGQTSDGTSTANSDGNGFKLGGDKIKVNHIVKNSIAFQNKKHGFTYNSNPGSITLTNNTSWSNGESNFAFDKGEHVFVNNLSFEGTASDKTSGTDQDNSNVWWKSKKSTNAKGLLASAADFVSLVPSVTRSADGSIQLGNFLKLASGSDLIGSGTPSGNNIGAR
- a CDS encoding MFS transporter yields the protein MERKITMKHTLAYGSGNMLGSGALAISGAWLMYFYTTFCGLSPVQAAAIFSVASIIDAVSNPIMGFISDNFHRTRLGRKFGRRRFFIMMGIPLMLVYPLLWVDGLGFWYYLSTYVLFELVYTSVMVPYEALASEMTRDFGARSRLTGWKAMFGKIANFAAAFIPGRFIAEYGKDSPLPFFYTGLVFAGILLIAMAFLYKNSWERPTEELQKELEGEAPLSFIDSMKKLFIDISSTFRVKTFRHHLGMYLGGFSAEWLFTSAFTYFIVFSLFQSSEMVSNLNSFNSVIQLISTYFFIQFCVRKGFRMPFIAALVVVCFSVAGYGLLYITGASNTMVWLYVITLFMGLGTGGVYYIPWNQYTFLADVDEALTGRRREGIYAGMMTFAGKMVRAVVVFILGWVLQHFGFVSGADSQPVAAQHAIFYVLVVGTIVLAIIGMIASVVMKLDIDSHKKLITEIDRLKNGGSMKSAKPEARKVFEDLTGFNYDRCWGNNNVGFKNKPADPKSHTPSM